The proteins below come from a single Funiculus sociatus GB2-C1 genomic window:
- a CDS encoding thermonuclease family protein, which translates to MLAGCQAKETPTGVAVKVERVISGQTLEVVDTSKPSALIERVRLLGIEAPDMKQQPWGTAAREKLKQLIGGQIVLLESEGSTKDQFERTLAYVWKDGMLVNEQLVVEGYVYVPRSINNKYEQRLTNAQEFARLMGKGIWNPEKPMRLTPTEFRRQNR; encoded by the coding sequence ATGTTAGCGGGTTGTCAAGCGAAAGAAACCCCGACAGGAGTAGCAGTTAAGGTGGAGCGGGTTATCAGCGGGCAAACCCTGGAGGTAGTGGACACCAGCAAGCCATCAGCGTTGATTGAGAGGGTGCGGTTGCTGGGAATTGAGGCACCGGATATGAAACAGCAGCCTTGGGGGACGGCGGCGCGAGAAAAGCTGAAGCAGCTGATTGGTGGGCAAATCGTTTTGTTAGAGTCGGAGGGATCAACCAAAGATCAGTTTGAGCGCACCTTGGCTTATGTATGGAAAGATGGGATGTTGGTGAATGAGCAGCTGGTGGTAGAAGGGTATGTGTATGTACCGCGAAGTATTAACAACAAGTACGAGCAAAGGCTAACCAATGCCCAAGAATTCGCCCGACTTATGGGAAAAGGCATTTGGAACCCGGAAAAACCCATGCGCTTGACCCCAACTGAGTTTCGTCGGCAAAATCGGTAA
- a CDS encoding inositol monophosphatase family protein: protein MSNHTPDQLQIFLDIATEAALAGGAVLQAYWGNLEAVQEKGRPGDLVTEADKAAERAILAVITRHFPEHQILAEESGQLGDTTSEYLWAIDPLDGTTNYAHQYPFFSSSVGLLIDGIPQVGVIYDPFHNELFRAAKGLGSTCNRRPIRVSETDQLSKSLLVSGFAYDRRETIDNNYAEFCHLTHLTQGVRRSGSASIDLAHVACGRVDGYWERGLQPWDIAAGIVIVEESGGKLTAYDGSPLVISSGRILATNSYIHSSLSQELSQVTPLSGWESAGNQLTR from the coding sequence ATGAGCAACCATACCCCTGACCAATTGCAAATTTTCTTAGATATTGCTACTGAGGCGGCGCTAGCTGGTGGTGCCGTATTGCAAGCCTACTGGGGCAATTTAGAAGCAGTTCAAGAAAAAGGACGACCAGGCGACTTGGTGACAGAAGCGGATAAAGCTGCTGAAAGGGCAATTTTGGCGGTGATTACTCGCCATTTTCCCGAACATCAAATCTTGGCAGAGGAATCTGGTCAACTGGGAGATACAACCAGTGAATATCTCTGGGCAATTGACCCGCTCGATGGTACAACAAATTATGCTCATCAGTATCCTTTTTTCTCTTCTTCCGTGGGATTACTAATTGACGGAATTCCCCAAGTTGGTGTTATTTACGATCCGTTTCATAATGAGTTGTTTCGCGCTGCTAAAGGGTTAGGATCAACTTGCAATCGTCGCCCTATTCGAGTTTCCGAGACCGACCAGTTAAGCAAGAGCCTGCTTGTCAGTGGCTTTGCCTATGACCGACGGGAGACTATTGATAATAATTACGCTGAGTTTTGTCACTTGACTCATCTTACTCAGGGCGTAAGGCGTAGCGGTTCTGCATCCATCGATCTCGCTCATGTTGCTTGTGGACGGGTGGATGGTTACTGGGAGAGGGGTCTACAACCTTGGGATATAGCAGCGGGGATAGTAATTGTGGAGGAATCTGGTGGTAAATTGACCGCCTACGATGGTAGCCCGTTAGTTATTAGTTCTGGTCGAATTTTGGCAACAAATAGTTATATTCATTCCTCACTCAGTCAAGAACTTTCGCAAGTTACTCCCTTAAGTGGATGGGAAAGTGCGGGAAATCAACTAACTCGGTAA
- a CDS encoding J domain-containing protein, whose translation MSFRIERGLFKLDFIDHHAVLGVPVDAGVNDIRKRYLKIARSLHPDSCKAEKAAEKQYASQLLSKLVNPAYEQLSAERSRAEYVVMLGRMGKRLAGESANIQPQSEIAQKLAAAGGDLDHSYKTALQNLAQKQYESLGQVKEAIAQISELNMVYLRRKESKGEGVKAGTQPAKAAVNSTPTTNTATTSTPGNAGAASGKATGTATGTSLVDPFCRRAEDLISKNQFAKAEIELREALKMEPNNSRCHSLLGMVYLKQDPPKVTMAKVHITQALKLNPQDPMAQEVKQTLEKLTQKTAGSKATTPPKPSAGKPAPGKPEDKSGGFFGMFGKKK comes from the coding sequence ATGTCATTTCGCATCGAACGTGGACTTTTTAAGTTAGATTTTATCGACCACCACGCAGTTTTAGGGGTGCCAGTGGATGCGGGGGTCAATGACATCCGCAAACGATATCTCAAAATTGCTCGTAGCTTACATCCAGATAGTTGCAAAGCGGAAAAAGCAGCCGAAAAACAGTATGCAAGCCAACTGTTGTCAAAGTTGGTAAATCCTGCCTATGAACAACTTTCTGCTGAGCGCAGTCGGGCAGAATATGTTGTGATGCTAGGGCGTATGGGTAAGCGCTTGGCTGGAGAATCGGCTAATATCCAACCCCAAAGTGAAATTGCCCAGAAATTAGCTGCTGCTGGTGGGGATTTAGACCACAGCTACAAAACTGCACTGCAAAACTTGGCACAAAAGCAGTATGAATCGCTGGGTCAAGTCAAGGAAGCGATCGCGCAAATCAGCGAACTCAATATGGTCTATCTGAGGCGCAAAGAAAGCAAAGGTGAGGGTGTTAAAGCCGGGACGCAGCCAGCCAAAGCAGCAGTAAACTCGACGCCCACGACGAACACAGCAACGACTTCCACCCCTGGAAATGCTGGTGCTGCATCTGGGAAAGCAACCGGAACTGCAACTGGAACTTCATTAGTAGATCCATTTTGCCGTCGCGCTGAAGACTTGATTAGTAAAAACCAGTTTGCTAAGGCAGAGATAGAATTGCGGGAAGCTCTAAAAATGGAGCCAAATAATAGCCGCTGTCACAGCTTATTAGGGATGGTTTATTTAAAGCAAGATCCGCCGAAGGTGACAATGGCTAAAGTGCATATCACCCAAGCTTTGAAATTAAACCCCCAAGACCCGATGGCGCAAGAGGTCAAGCAAACATTAGAGAAGCTGACGCAAAAAACTGCGGGTAGCAAGGCAACGACACCACCCAAGCCATCAGCGGGTAAACCAGCTCCAGGCAAGCCAGAGGATAAATCAGGCGGCTTTTTTGGTATGTTTGGTAAGAAAAAGTAA
- a CDS encoding ATP phosphoribosyltransferase regulatory subunit, protein MVYQPPSGARDLLPLDVAQKRWIEHRLQQVYHRWGYHRIITSTLERLDTLMAGGAIQRSTVIQIQDAEEGTLGLRPELTASIARASVTRMAGVAYPQRLYYNANVFRRSLGGNYGRREEFYQAGVELLGSGGVLADAEVLLLLRDCMNCLGLSQWRVVLGEAGLTRSLLSPFPAELQDKVRRAIAHLDRITLETLPLSPELRQRALFLFELRGHPAEVLQRVSTLDLAASERNIVNNLKSLVELLADSNFPLTLDLSLIQTFDYYTGIVFEITSDTDAPARILGQGGRYDELLGLYHPQGKTFPSIGFALNIEDLYQVLLSRPGMPRQTPANDWLVVPETPKAYMAAFAYAQTLRDSTHLVRVEMELGERTKEDVREYARSRRISHIAWVKAQGAAEIEAVK, encoded by the coding sequence ATGGTTTATCAACCCCCATCAGGCGCGAGAGATTTACTGCCCCTCGATGTCGCACAAAAACGCTGGATTGAACATCGGTTGCAGCAGGTGTATCATCGGTGGGGCTATCACCGGATTATTACCTCAACTCTGGAACGGCTGGATACGTTGATGGCAGGTGGAGCTATCCAACGCTCGACGGTAATCCAGATACAGGATGCTGAGGAGGGAACTCTGGGACTGCGCCCAGAGTTGACGGCTTCTATTGCTCGTGCATCTGTGACGCGCATGGCTGGTGTCGCCTATCCGCAACGTCTTTACTACAACGCTAACGTGTTTCGGCGATCGCTTGGAGGAAATTACGGGCGCAGAGAGGAGTTTTACCAGGCGGGAGTAGAACTGTTGGGGTCTGGGGGCGTGTTGGCAGATGCAGAAGTGCTGCTGTTGCTGCGCGACTGCATGAATTGTCTGGGTTTGAGTCAGTGGCGCGTGGTATTGGGAGAAGCAGGTTTGACGCGATCGCTTCTTTCCCCATTTCCCGCCGAGCTGCAAGATAAAGTAAGACGCGCGATCGCTCATCTCGACCGCATCACCCTGGAAACTCTGCCTCTGTCGCCAGAATTGCGCCAAAGAGCTTTATTTCTCTTTGAACTGCGCGGACACCCAGCTGAAGTGCTACAACGAGTTTCAACCCTTGATTTAGCTGCATCTGAGCGAAATATCGTTAATAATCTCAAGTCGCTCGTTGAACTGCTTGCTGACTCAAACTTTCCCCTAACTCTGGATCTCAGCTTGATCCAAACCTTTGATTATTACACGGGCATTGTGTTTGAAATCACCAGCGACACAGACGCGCCAGCACGAATTTTGGGACAAGGCGGGCGTTACGACGAATTGCTAGGACTATATCATCCTCAGGGAAAAACTTTTCCCAGTATTGGGTTTGCGCTCAATATTGAAGATTTATACCAAGTTTTGCTTTCCCGCCCCGGAATGCCCCGCCAAACGCCTGCAAATGATTGGTTGGTCGTCCCTGAGACACCAAAAGCATACATGGCAGCTTTCGCCTATGCCCAAACTCTCAGAGATTCTACTCATCTGGTGCGGGTGGAGATGGAATTAGGAGAGCGAACTAAGGAAGATGTGCGAGAATATGCCCGTAGCCGTCGCATAAGTCACATTGCGTGGGTAAAAGCTCAGGGTGCTGCTGAAATTGAAGCGGTAAAGTAG
- a CDS encoding indolepyruvate ferredoxin oxidoreductase subunit alpha has product MPHTIVTNICEGVADCVDACPVACIHEGPSKNTKGTDWYWIDFATCIDCGICLQVCPVEGAIVPEERPDLQKTP; this is encoded by the coding sequence GTGCCGCATACTATTGTTACTAATATCTGTGAAGGCGTTGCTGATTGTGTCGATGCCTGTCCAGTCGCCTGTATTCACGAAGGCCCCAGTAAGAATACTAAGGGTACTGACTGGTATTGGATTGATTTTGCCACTTGCATTGACTGCGGTATTTGCCTACAGGTATGCCCAGTAGAAGGAGCAATTGTTCCAGAAGAACGCCCTGATTTGCAAAAAACACCGTAA
- a CDS encoding ABC transporter ATP-binding protein produces the protein MINEPLLEVENVHAGYVKDLDILQGINFKIYPGELVAVIGPNGAGKSTLAKTIFGLLTPHKGKITFNHENIAGLRSDQIVQRGMCYVPQIANVFSSLTVEENLEMGAFIRNVPLPPLKDKIFSMFPVLANRRRQRAGTLSGGERQMLAMGKALMLDPSLLLLDEPSAALSPLLVNNVFEQIQLINQTGKAIVLVEQNARKALAMAHRGYVLDTGRDRFSGPGTELLNDPKVGELYLGAGKAH, from the coding sequence ATGATTAATGAACCTTTATTAGAAGTTGAAAATGTCCACGCTGGATATGTCAAAGATTTAGATATCCTGCAAGGTATAAATTTTAAGATTTATCCTGGTGAATTGGTTGCCGTAATTGGCCCTAATGGTGCTGGAAAATCAACTCTGGCAAAAACTATCTTTGGGCTATTAACTCCCCATAAAGGGAAAATTACTTTTAATCACGAGAATATTGCTGGCTTAAGGTCGGATCAAATTGTTCAGCGGGGGATGTGCTATGTGCCTCAAATTGCTAATGTTTTCTCCTCGCTGACGGTGGAAGAAAATCTAGAGATGGGTGCGTTTATTCGTAATGTCCCTTTGCCACCTCTGAAAGATAAAATATTTTCTATGTTTCCCGTACTAGCTAATCGTCGTCGTCAGCGTGCGGGAACTCTCTCTGGAGGAGAAAGGCAGATGTTGGCGATGGGAAAGGCTTTGATGTTAGATCCCAGTTTGTTGCTTTTGGATGAGCCTTCCGCCGCTTTGTCTCCCCTACTCGTAAACAATGTTTTTGAGCAGATTCAACTTATCAATCAAACAGGTAAAGCAATTGTGTTGGTAGAGCAGAATGCCCGAAAAGCTCTGGCGATGGCACACCGGGGTTATGTGTTGGATACTGGACGCGATCGCTTCTCAGGCCCCGGTACAGAATTATTAAATGACCCAAAGGTGGGAGAACTTTATCTAGGTGCGGGTAAAGCTCATTAA
- the hisF gene encoding imidazole glycerol phosphate synthase subunit HisF, with amino-acid sequence MLAKRILPCLDVKAGRVVKGVNFVNLQDAGDPVELAQAYNDAGADELVFLDITASHEERDIIFDVVYRTAEQVFIPLTVGGGIQSLETIKQLLRAGADKVSINSAAVREPEFINRASDRFGNQCIVVAIDARRRQDPVNPGWDVYVRGGRENTGIDAIAWAKEVEQRGAGELLVTSMDADGTKAGYDLDLTRTIAKQVQIPVIASGGAGNCSHIYDAVTEGQAEAALLASLLHYGELTVSEIKTYLAENQVPVRM; translated from the coding sequence ATGCTGGCAAAAAGAATACTGCCTTGCTTAGATGTGAAAGCGGGGCGAGTTGTCAAAGGTGTTAATTTTGTCAACCTCCAAGATGCAGGCGATCCGGTGGAACTGGCACAAGCTTATAACGATGCGGGTGCGGATGAGTTGGTGTTTCTGGACATTACGGCTTCTCACGAAGAACGGGACATTATTTTTGATGTCGTATACCGCACCGCTGAGCAAGTGTTTATCCCCCTAACGGTAGGTGGGGGAATTCAATCCTTAGAGACTATTAAACAATTGTTAAGGGCGGGAGCGGATAAAGTCAGCATAAATTCGGCGGCGGTACGAGAGCCAGAATTTATCAACCGGGCAAGCGATCGCTTTGGTAATCAGTGTATTGTTGTAGCAATTGATGCACGGCGGCGGCAAGACCCAGTTAATCCTGGTTGGGATGTTTACGTGCGCGGTGGGCGAGAAAATACTGGAATAGATGCGATCGCTTGGGCCAAGGAAGTCGAGCAACGCGGCGCAGGTGAACTACTTGTCACCAGTATGGATGCTGATGGAACCAAGGCTGGATATGACTTGGACTTGACGCGCACTATTGCCAAGCAAGTGCAGATTCCAGTTATTGCCTCCGGCGGGGCGGGAAATTGCAGCCACATTTATGATGCCGTAACCGAAGGTCAAGCGGAAGCTGCTCTTCTTGCTTCCCTGTTACACTACGGAGAACTCACTGTATCAGAAATTAAAACTTATTTAGCAGAGAATCAAGTACCAGTGCGTATGTAA